In a genomic window of Mycolicibacter heraklionensis:
- a CDS encoding lipid-transfer protein, with protein sequence MLSGKAAIAGIGATDFSKESGRSELRLAAEAVLDALDDAGLKPADVDGLVTFTMDSNLETAVARATGIGDLTFFSQIGYGGGAAAATVQQAALAVATGVAEVVVAYRAFNERSEFRFGQVMTGLTINADSRGVEYSWSYPHGLSTPAASVAMIAQRYMHEYGATSADFGVVSVADRKHAATNPKAHFYGKPITIEDHQNSRWIAEPLRLLDCCQETDGGVAIVVTTPERARDLKHRPAIIEAAAQGAGADQFTMYSYYREELGLPEMGLVGKQLWAQSGLTPADIQTAVLYDHFTPYTLIQLEELGFCGKGEAKDFIAGGAIELGGRLPINTHGGQLGEAYVHGMNGIAEGVRQLRGTSVNQVDGVEHVLVTAGTGVPTSGLILG encoded by the coding sequence ATGCTGTCGGGTAAGGCTGCGATCGCCGGAATCGGTGCGACCGACTTCTCCAAGGAATCCGGGCGCAGCGAACTGCGTCTGGCCGCCGAGGCGGTGCTCGATGCCCTCGACGATGCGGGTCTGAAGCCCGCCGACGTCGACGGCCTGGTCACCTTCACCATGGACTCCAACCTGGAGACCGCCGTCGCGCGCGCCACCGGGATCGGCGACCTGACGTTCTTCTCCCAGATCGGTTACGGCGGCGGTGCGGCCGCGGCGACAGTGCAGCAGGCCGCCTTGGCGGTTGCGACCGGAGTCGCTGAAGTCGTTGTGGCGTACCGGGCTTTTAATGAGCGCTCGGAGTTCCGGTTCGGCCAGGTGATGACCGGCTTGACGATCAACGCCGACTCCCGCGGTGTGGAGTACAGCTGGTCCTATCCGCACGGTTTGAGCACTCCGGCGGCATCGGTGGCGATGATCGCCCAGCGTTACATGCACGAATACGGCGCCACCAGTGCGGATTTCGGTGTGGTGTCGGTGGCCGACCGCAAGCACGCGGCGACCAACCCCAAGGCGCACTTCTACGGCAAGCCGATCACCATTGAGGATCACCAGAATTCGCGGTGGATCGCCGAGCCGTTGCGGTTGCTGGACTGCTGCCAGGAGACCGACGGCGGGGTGGCGATCGTTGTCACCACACCGGAGCGGGCCCGCGACCTCAAGCATCGCCCCGCGATCATCGAGGCGGCAGCGCAGGGCGCCGGGGCCGACCAGTTCACCATGTACTCCTACTACCGCGAGGAGCTCGGGCTGCCCGAGATGGGCCTGGTGGGCAAGCAGCTGTGGGCGCAGTCGGGCCTGACACCTGCCGACATCCAGACCGCGGTGCTCTACGACCACTTCACCCCCTACACGCTGATCCAGTTGGAGGAGTTGGGATTCTGCGGCAAGGGGGAGGCCAAGGACTTCATCGCCGGCGGCGCCATCGAGCTGGGCGGCCGGCTGCCGATCAACACCCACGGCGGCCAGCTCGGCGAGGCGTATGTGCACGGCATGAACGGCATCGCCGAGGGCGTTCGCCAGCTGCGCGGCACCTCGGTCAACCAGGTCGATGGCGTCGAGCACGTGCTGGTGACCGCCGGCACCGGGGTGCCTACGTCGGGTCTGATCCTGGGTTAG
- a CDS encoding cytochrome P450 yields the protein MGCPVPNDLDLLDSELNLRGLPVKELAELRKAEPVHWVDVPGGTGGFGDKGYWLVTKHKDVKDVSLRSEVFSSAMNGAIPVWPQSMTREQVDLQRAVLLNMDAPHHTRLRKIISRGFTPRALSRLEDELRARAQNIAETAAAANTGDFVEQVSCELPLQAIAELLGVPQDDRGKLFRWSNEMTAGEDPEYADVDPAMSSFEVISYAMKMAEERGVNPTDDIVTKLIQADVDGEKLSDDEFGFFVVMLAVAGNETSRNSITHGMVAFSQNPDQWELFKRERPQTAVDEIIRWATPVSAFQRTANQDTEISGVKIKAGDRVVMSYRSANFDEEVFDDPFTFNILRDPNPHVGFGGTGAHYCIGANLARLTINLIFNAVADHMPDLKPMGEPERLKSGWLNGIKHWPVDYSGACPVAH from the coding sequence ATGGGCTGCCCCGTCCCCAACGACTTAGACCTCCTCGACTCCGAGCTGAACCTTCGAGGCCTACCGGTCAAGGAGCTCGCCGAGCTGCGCAAGGCGGAGCCGGTGCACTGGGTCGACGTTCCCGGCGGTACCGGAGGCTTCGGCGACAAGGGCTACTGGCTGGTGACCAAGCACAAAGACGTCAAGGACGTCTCGCTGCGCAGCGAGGTCTTCTCCAGTGCGATGAACGGCGCGATCCCGGTCTGGCCGCAGTCCATGACCCGCGAGCAAGTCGACCTGCAGCGCGCCGTCCTGCTCAACATGGATGCGCCGCACCACACCCGGCTGCGCAAGATCATCTCCCGCGGCTTCACCCCGCGCGCCCTCTCACGGCTCGAGGACGAACTGAGGGCGCGGGCGCAGAACATTGCCGAGACCGCTGCGGCGGCCAACACCGGCGACTTCGTCGAGCAGGTGTCCTGTGAGCTGCCCCTGCAGGCCATCGCCGAACTGCTCGGTGTGCCCCAGGACGATCGGGGCAAGTTGTTTCGCTGGTCCAACGAGATGACCGCCGGTGAAGACCCCGAGTACGCCGACGTCGACCCGGCGATGTCGTCGTTCGAGGTCATCAGCTACGCCATGAAGATGGCCGAGGAGCGGGGCGTGAACCCCACCGACGACATCGTCACCAAGCTGATTCAGGCCGACGTCGACGGTGAGAAGCTCAGCGACGACGAGTTCGGTTTCTTCGTGGTCATGCTGGCTGTGGCCGGCAATGAGACCAGCCGCAACTCGATCACGCACGGCATGGTCGCGTTCTCGCAGAACCCCGACCAGTGGGAGCTGTTCAAGCGGGAGCGTCCTCAGACCGCCGTGGACGAGATCATCCGTTGGGCCACACCCGTTTCGGCATTCCAGCGGACCGCCAACCAAGACACCGAGATCTCCGGCGTCAAGATCAAGGCCGGCGACCGGGTGGTGATGTCCTACCGTTCGGCCAACTTCGACGAGGAGGTGTTCGATGACCCGTTCACCTTCAACATCCTTCGTGACCCGAACCCGCACGTCGGCTTCGGCGGCACCGGGGCGCACTACTGCATCGGCGCCAACCTGGCCCGCCTGACCATCAACCTGATCTTCAACGCGGTTGCCGACCACATGCCCGACCTGAAGCCGATGGGCGAGCCGGAGCGGCTGAAGTCCGGCTGGCTCAACGGTATCAAGCACTGGCCGGTCGATTACTCGGGCGCGTGCCCGGTCGCGCACTGA
- a CDS encoding MaoC/PaaZ C-terminal domain-containing protein, translating into MPIDLKAALGAEFGATEFSWTATNVQLYNLALGAGSDPMDPRELSYVVDGKPQVLPTFGCVAASFNEVDPPKVSWPGVEIDLAKILHASEKVTVPAPLPPSGSARAISRIVEVWDKGKAAVVVLETSVTSTDGTPLWTQHRSIFARGEGGFGGERGPSTSSELPDRAPDFEIDIPVSPQQALLYRLCGDRNPLHSDPAFAAAAGFDRPILHGLCTYGMTCKAAVDTALDGDAGAVRSFGARFAGVVFPGETLRARLWKDGDRLVGNVVAPSREDAAILNDVELVSA; encoded by the coding sequence ATGCCGATCGATCTGAAAGCGGCACTCGGCGCCGAGTTCGGCGCTACTGAATTCTCCTGGACCGCAACAAATGTGCAGCTCTATAACCTGGCGCTGGGCGCCGGGTCGGACCCGATGGACCCGCGTGAGCTGAGCTATGTGGTGGACGGCAAGCCGCAGGTGCTGCCGACCTTCGGCTGCGTCGCAGCGTCGTTCAACGAGGTGGACCCGCCGAAGGTGAGCTGGCCCGGTGTCGAGATCGACCTGGCCAAGATCCTGCACGCCTCGGAGAAGGTGACCGTGCCCGCGCCGCTGCCGCCGTCCGGCAGCGCCCGCGCGATCAGCCGCATCGTTGAGGTGTGGGACAAGGGCAAAGCCGCGGTGGTGGTGCTGGAGACCTCGGTGACCAGCACCGACGGCACGCCGCTGTGGACGCAGCACCGGTCCATCTTCGCCCGCGGCGAGGGTGGCTTCGGCGGCGAGCGCGGTCCGTCCACCTCGAGCGAACTGCCGGACCGGGCACCGGATTTCGAGATCGACATCCCGGTGTCCCCGCAGCAGGCACTGCTGTACCGGCTCTGCGGCGACCGCAACCCGTTGCATTCGGACCCGGCCTTTGCGGCGGCGGCGGGCTTCGACCGGCCGATCCTGCACGGGCTGTGCACCTACGGCATGACCTGCAAGGCAGCGGTGGACACCGCGCTGGACGGTGACGCCGGCGCGGTCCGTTCCTTCGGCGCCCGGTTCGCCGGCGTGGTCTTCCCGGGCGAGACCCTGCGGGCCCGGCTGTGGAAAGACGGCGACCGACTGGTGGGCAATGTGGTGGCACCCTCGCGTGAGGACGCCGCCATCCTCAACGATGTGGAGCTTGTTTCGGCCTAG
- the fadE29 gene encoding acyl-CoA dehydrogenase FadE29: protein MFIDLTPEQRALQAELREYFSTLITPEEAAAMESDRHNEAYRAVIKRMGSDGKLGVGWPKEYGGLGFGPVEQQIFINEANRADIPLPMVTLQTVGPTLQALGTEEQKKKFLPGILSGDVHFAIGYSEPDAGTDLASLRTTAVRHGDEYIVNGQKMWTTGAHDADYIWLACRTDPTAAKHKGISILIVDTKDPGYSWTPIILSDGAHHTNATYYNDVHVPADMLVGEENGGWKLITTQLNHERVGLGPAGRVAGIYDQVRTWASKPGSDGVTPIEHQDVQRLLGQIKSIWRINELLNWQVASSGETIAVADAAATKVFSTERIQEVSRLAEEIVGKYGNPADPETAELLIWLDKMAKRNLVITFGGGVNEVMREMIAASGLKVPRVPR from the coding sequence ATGTTCATCGACCTGACGCCCGAGCAGCGCGCGCTACAAGCCGAACTGCGGGAGTACTTCTCGACCCTCATCACGCCCGAAGAGGCCGCGGCGATGGAGTCCGATCGGCACAATGAGGCGTACCGTGCGGTGATCAAGCGGATGGGCAGCGACGGCAAGCTCGGTGTCGGTTGGCCTAAGGAGTACGGCGGCCTGGGATTCGGCCCGGTCGAACAGCAGATCTTCATCAACGAGGCCAATCGGGCGGACATCCCGTTGCCGATGGTCACGTTGCAGACCGTTGGCCCGACGCTGCAGGCGCTGGGCACCGAGGAACAGAAAAAGAAGTTCCTTCCCGGAATTCTTTCCGGCGACGTGCATTTCGCAATCGGCTACTCGGAGCCCGACGCCGGCACCGACCTCGCCTCGCTGCGCACCACGGCGGTCAGGCACGGTGACGAATACATCGTCAACGGCCAGAAGATGTGGACCACCGGCGCACATGACGCCGACTACATCTGGCTGGCCTGCCGGACCGACCCGACCGCTGCCAAGCACAAGGGCATCTCGATCCTGATCGTCGACACCAAAGATCCCGGCTACTCCTGGACTCCGATCATCTTGTCCGACGGGGCGCATCACACGAACGCGACGTACTACAACGACGTGCACGTGCCCGCGGACATGCTGGTGGGTGAGGAGAATGGCGGCTGGAAGCTGATCACCACCCAGCTCAACCACGAACGGGTCGGCTTGGGCCCGGCGGGGCGTGTCGCCGGCATCTATGACCAGGTGCGCACCTGGGCTTCGAAGCCCGGTTCGGACGGCGTCACGCCGATCGAGCACCAGGACGTCCAACGGCTGTTGGGACAGATCAAGTCGATCTGGCGGATCAACGAGTTGCTGAACTGGCAGGTGGCTTCCTCTGGCGAGACCATCGCCGTCGCCGATGCTGCGGCCACCAAGGTGTTCTCCACCGAGCGCATCCAGGAAGTCAGCCGCCTCGCAGAGGAGATCGTCGGCAAGTACGGCAACCCGGCCGATCCGGAGACCGCAGAACTTCTGATCTGGCTGGACAAGATGGCCAAGCGCAACCTGGTCATCACATTCGGCGGGGGAGTCAACGAGGTGATGCGCGAGATGATCGCCGCCTCCGGCCTCAAGGTTCCGCGGGTGCCACGATGA
- a CDS encoding TetR/AcrR family transcriptional regulator, protein MDSTRPRRKYSPRLTRDERRAQALDAALEVLGGCDLHELSMAAVAAAAGVAKPVLYTAFSTRAELVDALLERERDRGIAEVRAAMPDDLSTLGPTGAYTATIGAFLQAVLNNPTGWRLILTIPDSAPRDYRDSLRSARSAVLGQSEELARAGAAFMPQLARLDPVLLGHTMLSFAEMLGRLAARDPQTYPRERLEGFVTAMLSMVADDTGPANPGSDPT, encoded by the coding sequence ATGGACTCGACTCGGCCGCGGCGCAAGTACTCGCCACGCCTGACACGGGACGAGCGCCGTGCGCAGGCGTTGGACGCGGCATTAGAGGTCCTCGGCGGGTGCGACTTGCACGAGTTGAGCATGGCGGCGGTCGCGGCCGCCGCCGGTGTCGCAAAGCCGGTGCTGTACACGGCATTTAGTACCCGAGCAGAGCTGGTCGACGCGTTGTTGGAACGAGAACGCGATCGCGGCATTGCCGAGGTTCGTGCGGCCATGCCCGATGACCTCAGCACGCTGGGGCCGACCGGCGCCTACACCGCGACCATCGGGGCGTTCCTGCAGGCCGTGCTGAACAACCCGACCGGGTGGCGGCTGATCCTCACCATTCCGGACAGCGCGCCCCGCGACTACCGCGACTCACTGCGCAGCGCCCGGTCTGCGGTCCTGGGCCAGTCCGAGGAACTCGCCCGCGCCGGGGCCGCCTTCATGCCGCAGTTGGCCCGCCTGGATCCGGTCCTGCTGGGCCACACCATGCTGTCCTTCGCCGAGATGCTGGGGCGGCTCGCCGCACGCGACCCGCAGACCTACCCGCGCGAGCGCCTCGAAGGCTTCGTCACCGCCATGCTGTCGATGGTGGCCGACGATACGGGACCGGCTAACCCAGGATCAGACCCGACGTAG
- a CDS encoding acyl-CoA dehydrogenase family protein has product MDFTPNPEQQAVADVVTSVLDRENSWDALVSGGVAALGVPERLGGDGLGLSELATALTEIGRHGAVGPALATLGLGLIPLLELASDAQQDRYLSGVPAGALLSAALNEPGRQLPEHPNTTYADGKLNGTKTGVPYAETAAWLIVTADQAVVVVSPTADGVTVTKTPTSNGSDEYVVTFADVAIEAADVLDGATARRVNQLALAATGAFAAGLVAGALRLTADYVAAREQFGRPLSTFQTVAAQLSEVYIASRTISLLSTSALWRLAQGLDADEDLNILGYWLTAQAAPAMRLCHHLHGGMGMDITYPMDRYYSSIKDLTRLLGGPSHRLDLVGA; this is encoded by the coding sequence GTGGATTTCACACCGAACCCGGAGCAACAGGCTGTCGCTGATGTGGTGACTTCTGTCCTGGACCGCGAAAACAGTTGGGATGCACTCGTTTCCGGTGGTGTCGCGGCGTTGGGGGTGCCTGAGCGGCTCGGTGGTGACGGCCTGGGTCTGAGCGAGCTGGCGACCGCACTCACCGAGATCGGGCGTCACGGCGCTGTCGGGCCGGCGCTGGCCACCTTGGGTCTTGGTCTGATACCGCTGCTGGAGCTGGCGTCGGATGCTCAGCAGGACCGGTACCTGTCGGGTGTGCCCGCCGGTGCGCTGCTGTCGGCTGCACTCAACGAGCCGGGGCGCCAGCTGCCCGAACACCCCAACACCACGTACGCGGACGGAAAGCTCAACGGCACCAAGACCGGTGTGCCTTACGCCGAGACGGCGGCCTGGTTGATCGTCACCGCCGACCAGGCCGTGGTGGTCGTTTCTCCCACCGCCGACGGCGTGACGGTCACCAAGACCCCCACCTCGAATGGGTCCGACGAGTATGTGGTGACGTTCGCCGACGTCGCGATCGAGGCCGCCGATGTGCTCGACGGGGCCACCGCGCGGCGAGTCAACCAGTTGGCGCTGGCGGCCACCGGGGCCTTCGCGGCCGGGCTGGTGGCCGGCGCGCTGCGTCTGACGGCGGACTACGTGGCGGCCCGTGAACAATTCGGCCGCCCGCTGTCGACATTCCAGACCGTGGCCGCACAGCTTTCCGAGGTCTACATCGCCTCGCGGACAATCTCTTTGCTGTCGACCTCGGCACTGTGGCGGCTGGCGCAAGGGCTTGACGCCGACGAGGATCTGAACATCCTGGGATATTGGCTCACCGCGCAGGCCGCGCCGGCCATGCGGCTCTGCCATCACCTGCACGGCGGCATGGGTATGGACATCACCTATCCGATGGACCGCTACTACTCCTCGATCAAGGATCTGACTCGGCTGTTGGGCGGTCCGTCGCATCGCCTCGATTTGGTGGGAGCGTAA
- a CDS encoding PPE family protein: MTAPVWMASPPEVHSAALSSGPGPGPLLSAAGAWSSLSLEYTAIAEALRDVLGATQAASWQGPSAERYLAAHLPYLAWLATASADSAARASRHETAAAAYVSALAAMPTMPELAANHAIHGVLVATNFFGVNTIPIALNEADYVRMWIQAATTMATYEAVSGAAVASAPQLAAAPPIVNHDEAGHDHDHDDDDHDHDHDHDHDDGIHDGDLDPTDPEWWKDVFGEMGEWTELIINDLLTNPAALLTDLPVIMADLTFHASQLAATLSQFAPALLQPALALAIGNLGWAAGLAGLAGIQPAPSVLAAEAPPAEGPMPSVGSANTSTTVANTAAAPATAGSVSAPATSAAPASAPPAAPPASGSPAFFPPYVIGPPGATGQISAVARRYAVKKAAAPDVAAESEAAAAAARDRSRARRRRAARGHADEFIYVYADDDPHPGPSTRASDRSAGALGFAGAQAQPGRPAAGLATLAGNGLSDGPTLPLLPESWSEHTDG; the protein is encoded by the coding sequence ATGACAGCGCCGGTATGGATGGCCTCTCCCCCAGAGGTGCATTCGGCGGCGCTGAGCAGCGGCCCGGGACCGGGTCCACTGTTGTCTGCCGCCGGCGCGTGGTCATCACTGAGCCTTGAATACACCGCGATCGCAGAGGCCCTGCGGGACGTACTGGGAGCCACCCAGGCAGCGTCGTGGCAGGGGCCCAGCGCCGAGCGTTATCTCGCCGCACATCTGCCGTACCTGGCCTGGTTGGCGACGGCCAGCGCCGACAGCGCCGCGCGGGCATCCCGGCACGAAACGGCGGCCGCCGCCTACGTCAGTGCGTTGGCAGCCATGCCGACCATGCCCGAGCTGGCAGCCAACCACGCCATCCACGGAGTCTTGGTCGCTACCAACTTCTTTGGCGTCAACACCATCCCGATCGCGCTCAACGAAGCCGACTATGTCCGGATGTGGATCCAGGCCGCCACCACGATGGCGACCTACGAAGCCGTCTCCGGCGCAGCGGTGGCGTCGGCCCCGCAGCTCGCCGCGGCACCGCCGATCGTCAACCATGACGAGGCCGGCCATGATCATGACCACGACGATGACGACCACGACCACGACCACGACCACGACCACGACGACGGCATCCACGACGGCGACCTGGACCCGACCGACCCGGAGTGGTGGAAGGACGTCTTCGGCGAAATGGGCGAGTGGACCGAGCTCATCATCAACGACTTGCTGACCAATCCGGCCGCGCTCCTGACCGATCTGCCAGTCATCATGGCCGATCTGACCTTCCACGCCAGCCAGCTTGCCGCCACGCTGAGCCAATTCGCGCCCGCTCTGCTCCAGCCCGCACTGGCCCTGGCGATCGGCAACCTGGGGTGGGCAGCCGGCCTGGCCGGCCTGGCCGGAATTCAGCCTGCCCCATCTGTTCTGGCCGCCGAGGCCCCGCCCGCCGAAGGGCCCATGCCCTCGGTGGGGTCAGCGAACACGTCCACCACCGTGGCCAATACGGCTGCGGCACCGGCGACCGCGGGCTCGGTATCGGCGCCGGCGACCAGCGCGGCACCGGCCTCCGCGCCGCCTGCGGCTCCCCCAGCCAGCGGCAGCCCAGCGTTCTTCCCCCCGTACGTGATCGGGCCTCCCGGCGCCACCGGCCAGATCAGCGCGGTGGCCCGCCGCTACGCCGTGAAGAAGGCGGCGGCCCCGGATGTGGCCGCCGAATCCGAGGCTGCGGCTGCGGCCGCACGGGATCGGTCTCGCGCTCGCCGACGCCGAGCTGCGCGCGGGCACGCGGACGAGTTCATCTATGTGTACGCCGACGACGACCCGCACCCGGGACCCTCGACCCGGGCTTCCGACAGGAGCGCCGGCGCTCTGGGTTTCGCCGGGGCGCAAGCCCAGCCGGGTCGGCCCGCGGCGGGTTTGGCCACGTTGGCCGGCAACGGTTTGAGCGATGGACCAACCCTTCCGCTGTTGCCCGAGAGCTGGAGCGAGCACACCGACGGCTGA
- a CDS encoding bifunctional MaoC family dehydratase N-terminal/OB-fold nucleic acid binding domain-containing protein encodes MSDLSPGIEQILASGRSKPRTGRDPVNQPMIRHWVDAIGDANPIYTDEAAARAAGHPGIVAPPAMIQVWTMMGLGGERPADDPLGKVMELFDGAGYVGVVATNCEQTYHRYLRLGEEVSVTAEVTDIVGPKQTGLGEGYFVTQKIRWWVGEENVADMVWRILKFLPKDKADATPAAAVPEDLDPDKMMRPSWSRDSKYFWDGVAAHELRIQLRPDGSLQHPPVPAVWKDKTETTDYVVSSGKGTVFSYVVHHAPKVPGRSLPFVIALVELEEGVRMLGELRGADAAAVKIGMPVRATYLDFPASDAGPAWTLYAWEPVEGDGA; translated from the coding sequence ATGAGCGACCTTTCCCCCGGGATCGAGCAGATACTGGCGTCCGGCCGCAGCAAGCCGCGGACCGGTCGGGATCCGGTGAACCAGCCGATGATTCGGCACTGGGTCGATGCGATCGGCGACGCCAACCCGATCTACACCGACGAGGCGGCGGCGCGGGCGGCCGGGCACCCCGGAATTGTCGCTCCGCCGGCCATGATCCAGGTGTGGACGATGATGGGCCTGGGTGGGGAGCGCCCCGCCGACGACCCGCTCGGCAAGGTCATGGAACTGTTCGACGGCGCAGGCTACGTCGGAGTGGTGGCCACCAACTGTGAGCAGACCTACCACCGCTACCTGCGCCTCGGCGAAGAGGTCAGTGTCACCGCCGAGGTGACCGACATCGTGGGTCCCAAGCAGACCGGCTTGGGTGAGGGGTACTTCGTCACCCAGAAGATCCGCTGGTGGGTCGGTGAAGAAAACGTCGCCGACATGGTCTGGCGCATCCTGAAGTTCCTGCCCAAGGACAAGGCTGACGCGACTCCGGCTGCGGCTGTGCCCGAGGATCTCGACCCCGACAAGATGATGCGCCCGTCATGGTCGAGGGACTCCAAGTACTTCTGGGACGGGGTGGCCGCACACGAGCTGCGCATCCAGCTCCGCCCGGACGGCAGTCTGCAGCATCCGCCGGTGCCGGCGGTCTGGAAGGACAAGACCGAGACCACCGACTATGTCGTTTCCAGCGGCAAGGGAACGGTGTTCAGCTACGTGGTGCACCACGCGCCCAAGGTCCCCGGCCGCAGCCTGCCATTCGTGATCGCGCTGGTCGAGCTCGAAGAGGGCGTGCGGATGCTCGGTGAACTCCGCGGCGCCGACGCGGCCGCGGTAAAGATCGGAATGCCGGTTCGCGCAACCTACCTCGATTTTCCGGCCAGCGATGCCGGTCCGGCCTGGACCTTGTACGCCTGGGAGCCTGTGGAAGGAGACGGGGCATGA
- a CDS encoding PE-PPE domain-containing protein produces MIRSLGSCLATGVVIVGGGLIGAPPAGSSAPDLQARAVRLASGNTADSPLGNGTALIVGASGLPIPPAGYVDAAETYYLAPRGFGGTTQAVVTPESLWPLTGVKNLTTDESFAQGGQVLATAIAQQIAGGHVDAANPVVVFGYSQGAVVETEAMKLLAAQGVPSDYVHFVMLGNPANPDGGILERFNVPIDGASPTIPSFGLTFSGATPADLYPTNIYTIEYDGFADFPRYPINFLADLNAFLGMGFSHGAYLGLEAEQIQDAIQLPTAADSLTNYYMIPAETLPLLAPLQFLPVLGKPLYDLLEPATSILVNLGYGCITEAWCEVTDASAPTTFGLFPTSLDWAEVATALGNGVQQGINDAIRDLQDPATYQPTSVLDTPALQGLLETAYRVVGGTVGNPTPTWGEMVQVGLNLLNNAVPGSISGVTIDSPPMEIFNALIANVSNDYAALLPIADTFNALLTTLPSVAISYLAQEAADGNLLGGIGEALAAATALLPLGIGFGIVAPVVEAVGLNLINLVNLFPGALEDLANLLPDIP; encoded by the coding sequence ATGATCCGGTCGTTGGGCAGCTGCCTCGCCACCGGCGTGGTGATCGTGGGCGGCGGCCTGATCGGGGCTCCGCCGGCGGGTTCGTCGGCACCCGACCTGCAGGCGCGTGCGGTCCGGCTGGCCAGCGGTAATACCGCGGACTCTCCGCTCGGCAACGGCACCGCGCTGATCGTGGGCGCCAGCGGCCTGCCCATTCCCCCCGCCGGCTACGTGGACGCCGCCGAAACGTACTACCTGGCACCGCGCGGTTTCGGCGGCACGACCCAAGCTGTCGTCACCCCCGAGTCGTTGTGGCCGCTGACCGGCGTGAAGAACCTGACCACCGACGAGTCATTCGCCCAGGGCGGGCAAGTCCTGGCTACCGCGATCGCGCAGCAGATCGCCGGCGGCCACGTCGACGCCGCAAACCCCGTCGTGGTGTTCGGCTACTCCCAGGGCGCTGTCGTCGAGACAGAAGCGATGAAACTGCTTGCCGCGCAAGGCGTGCCCAGTGACTACGTGCACTTCGTCATGCTGGGTAACCCTGCCAATCCAGACGGGGGCATCCTGGAGCGCTTCAACGTCCCGATCGACGGCGCCAGCCCCACCATCCCCAGCTTCGGCCTGACGTTCAGCGGCGCGACACCGGCCGACCTCTACCCGACGAACATCTACACGATCGAATACGACGGCTTCGCCGACTTTCCGCGCTACCCGATCAACTTCCTCGCCGACCTCAACGCCTTTCTCGGCATGGGCTTCTCGCACGGCGCATATCTGGGCCTGGAGGCCGAGCAGATCCAGGATGCGATCCAACTGCCCACGGCGGCCGACAGCTTGACCAACTACTACATGATTCCCGCCGAGACCCTACCGCTACTGGCCCCGCTGCAGTTTCTGCCGGTCCTGGGAAAGCCCCTCTACGACCTCCTGGAACCCGCCACCTCGATACTGGTGAACCTGGGCTACGGCTGCATCACCGAAGCCTGGTGCGAGGTCACCGATGCCAGTGCGCCAACCACTTTCGGCCTGTTCCCGACCAGTCTCGACTGGGCCGAGGTCGCCACCGCGCTGGGCAACGGGGTGCAACAGGGAATCAACGATGCCATCCGGGATCTGCAAGACCCGGCGACCTACCAGCCCACGTCGGTCCTCGACACGCCGGCGCTGCAGGGGCTGCTGGAGACGGCGTACCGGGTGGTCGGCGGCACCGTCGGCAACCCGACCCCGACGTGGGGTGAGATGGTGCAGGTGGGTCTGAACCTGCTCAACAACGCTGTCCCGGGCTCGATTTCGGGCGTGACGATTGACTCGCCGCCCATGGAGATCTTCAACGCCCTCATCGCCAACGTGTCGAACGACTACGCGGCCCTGCTCCCGATCGCCGACACGTTCAACGCGCTGCTCACCACCTTGCCGTCGGTCGCCATCAGCTACCTCGCGCAAGAGGCCGCGGACGGCAATCTCCTGGGCGGAATCGGGGAGGCGCTGGCGGCTGCCACCGCACTGCTTCCGCTCGGAATCGGCTTCGGCATCGTCGCGCCCGTCGTGGAGGCGGTCGGGCTCAACCTGATCAATCTGGTGAACCTGTTCCCGGGCGCGCTGGAAGACCTGGCCAACCTGCTGCCCGATATCCCCTGA
- a CDS encoding MaoC family dehydratase, with the protein MSAPTVDVGTKLPELKIYGDPTFVVSTAIATRDYQDVHHDRDKAQAKGSKDIFVNILTDTGLVQRYLTDWAGSNAVIRSIALRLGVPWYAYDTVTFSGEVTAVEEGLVTVKVVGNNSLGDHVIATATLTIGAA; encoded by the coding sequence ATGAGCGCTCCGACTGTCGACGTGGGCACCAAGCTGCCCGAGCTGAAGATCTACGGTGACCCGACGTTCGTCGTCTCCACGGCGATCGCCACCCGCGACTACCAGGACGTGCACCACGACCGGGACAAGGCGCAGGCCAAGGGCTCCAAGGACATCTTCGTCAACATCCTCACCGACACCGGCCTGGTGCAGCGCTACCTCACCGACTGGGCCGGGTCCAACGCGGTGATCCGCTCGATCGCGCTGCGGCTGGGCGTGCCGTGGTACGCCTACGACACCGTCACCTTCTCCGGTGAAGTGACCGCGGTCGAAGAAGGCCTGGTCACGGTGAAAGTTGTGGGCAACAACAGCCTCGGCGACCATGTCATCGCCACGGCAACCTTGACGATCGGAGCGGCGTGA